A genomic segment from Agelaius phoeniceus isolate bAgePho1 chromosome 2, bAgePho1.hap1, whole genome shotgun sequence encodes:
- the MRPL57 gene encoding large ribosomal subunit protein mL63, translated as MFLTTVLLRKRIPGKQWIGKYRRPRQVTISMKQAMIRRLEIEAENEYWLSQPYLTQEQEYKHNTEERRAKWEAFKSLKQAKFPEHRYISDHLNHLNVTKKWTC; from the coding sequence ATGTTTTTAACAACAGTATTACTGCGGAAGAGAATTCCTGGAAAACAATGGATTGGGAAGTACAGGCGACCAAGACAGGTTACCATTTCCATGAAGCAAGCAATGATCCGAAGGTTGGAAATTGAAGCAGAGAACGAGTATTGGCTCAGCCAACCTTACctgacacaggaacaggaataCAAACACAACACGGAAGAGAGACGTGCCAAGTGGGAAGCTTTCAAAAGCCTGAAACAAGCCAAGTTTCCTGAGCACAGATACATCAGTGATCATTTAAACCACTTAAATGTGACAAAGAAGTGGACATGTTGA